From Planctomycetota bacterium, a single genomic window includes:
- a CDS encoding alpha-ketoacid dehydrogenase subunit beta → MPEIQYRQALRDAMTEEMERDDNVFLMGEEVAEYNGAYKVSEGMLDKFGPRRIFDTPISETGFSGLGVGAACMGLRPIIEFMSWSFTLVCADQIINNAANVRYMSGGQYKVPVVFRGGNGIAHQLGATHSHRVETIYGRIPGLVTLCPATPYEAKGLLKAAIRCDDPVCFLESEIMLNDKGEVPDAEYVLPIGKADVMREGDACTVVSYGKSLARFAKPAVEQLADDGIDCELISLRSLRPLDTETIAESIKKTNRCVIVDEDYGLYGMGAGVMEKIYKTSFDDLDAPIGRVHSDDIPVPYGHYMEEAMLPSVEKIKAAVKAACYTS, encoded by the coding sequence ATGCCCGAGATTCAATACCGACAAGCCCTTCGCGACGCCATGACCGAGGAGATGGAGCGCGACGACAACGTGTTCCTCATGGGCGAAGAAGTCGCCGAGTACAACGGGGCGTACAAGGTCTCCGAGGGTATGCTCGACAAGTTCGGGCCGCGCCGCATCTTCGACACGCCGATCAGCGAGACCGGCTTCAGCGGCCTGGGCGTGGGCGCGGCGTGCATGGGGCTCCGGCCGATCATCGAGTTCATGAGCTGGTCGTTCACGCTCGTCTGTGCCGACCAGATCATCAATAACGCCGCCAACGTCCGCTACATGTCCGGCGGGCAGTACAAAGTCCCCGTCGTCTTCCGCGGTGGCAACGGCATCGCCCACCAGCTCGGTGCCACCCACAGCCACCGCGTCGAGACGATCTACGGCCGTATCCCCGGCCTCGTCACCCTCTGCCCCGCCACGCCGTACGAGGCCAAGGGCCTGCTTAAGGCCGCGATTCGGTGCGACGACCCGGTCTGCTTCCTTGAAAGCGAGATCATGCTCAACGACAAGGGTGAGGTGCCAGACGCGGAGTATGTCCTGCCCATCGGCAAGGCCGACGTGATGCGTGAAGGCGACGCGTGCACCGTCGTCTCCTATGGCAAGAGCCTCGCCCGCTTCGCCAAGCCGGCCGTCGAACAGCTTGCCGACGACGGAATCGACTGCGAGCTCATCAGCCTCCGCAGCCTCCGCCCGCTCGACACCGAGACGATCGCCGAGAGCATCAAGAAGACCAATCGCTGCGTCATCGTCGACGAGGACTACGGCCTCTACGGCATGGGCGCCGGCGTGATGGAGAAGATCTACAAGACCAGCTTCGATGACCTCGACGCCCCCATCGGTCGCGTTCACAGCGACGACATCCCAGTGCCCTATGGCCACTACATGGAAGAAGCGATGCTGCCGAGTGTCGAGAAGATCAAGGCGGCCGTGAAGGCAGCTTGCTACACTTCGTGA
- a CDS encoding Gfo/Idh/MocA family oxidoreductase yields MQESSEKLHLRAAVIGVGIGQAHLSAFQDAEACDAVAVCDLDRDKAQKAADNFGISRVYTDAQHLFEDADVDVISVCTPNATHMPLSIAAMKAGKHVLCEKPMAMNTAEATSMIDVSKETGKTLGIHFNHRMNPFVAAMHRYAVAGDLGELYFGRTLWHRRRGIPARPGFVSKKLAGGGAMIDLGVHQLDQLLHVMGHPKIKSLSSQIYTKFAKVDVPELEMDVDDFSVAFVRFENGASAEMEISWASHHHIPEHRVLQVYGTDGGARRELHGYQGGPNDLTVYSRRHGGFQDSVISNPPAVPTVQSDFLDAIREGRDPICSAEHGLVTMQILDALYASSDTGKEVVFDEFFASGSSEASAA; encoded by the coding sequence ATGCAAGAGAGTAGTGAGAAGCTGCACCTCCGGGCCGCGGTGATCGGGGTCGGCATCGGTCAGGCACACCTGAGTGCTTTCCAGGACGCTGAGGCCTGCGACGCCGTTGCCGTGTGCGATCTCGATCGCGACAAGGCACAGAAGGCGGCAGATAACTTTGGAATCAGCCGGGTTTACACGGACGCACAGCATCTTTTCGAAGACGCCGATGTCGACGTCATCAGCGTCTGCACGCCGAACGCGACGCACATGCCGCTGTCGATCGCCGCGATGAAGGCCGGCAAGCACGTCCTGTGCGAGAAGCCCATGGCCATGAACACGGCCGAGGCGACGTCGATGATCGACGTGTCGAAGGAGACCGGCAAGACGCTGGGCATCCATTTCAACCACCGCATGAATCCGTTCGTCGCGGCCATGCATCGCTACGCGGTCGCGGGAGACCTGGGCGAGCTCTACTTCGGTCGAACCCTGTGGCACCGACGCCGCGGCATTCCGGCGAGGCCCGGCTTTGTCAGCAAGAAACTCGCCGGCGGCGGGGCGATGATCGATCTGGGCGTCCACCAGCTCGATCAGCTGTTGCACGTCATGGGGCACCCGAAGATCAAGTCGCTCTCATCGCAGATCTACACCAAGTTCGCCAAGGTCGACGTGCCCGAGTTGGAGATGGACGTCGACGACTTCAGCGTCGCCTTCGTGCGTTTCGAGAACGGCGCATCAGCCGAGATGGAGATTTCCTGGGCCAGCCATCACCACATCCCGGAGCACCGCGTCCTGCAGGTCTACGGCACCGACGGTGGTGCCCGACGAGAGCTGCACGGCTACCAAGGCGGGCCCAACGACCTGACGGTCTACAGCCGACGTCACGGCGGATTCCAGGACTCAGTTATCTCGAACCCGCCCGCGGTTCCGACTGTGCAGTCTGACTTCCTCGATGCGATCCGCGAAGGTCGCGACCCAATCTGCTCGGCCGAGCATGGGCTGGTGACCATGCAGATCCTCGACGCGCTCTATGCCAGCAGCGATACCGGCAAAGAGGTCGTTTTCGATGAGTTTTTCGCATCTGGCTCTTCTGAAGCCTCCGCGGCGTGA
- the hemC gene encoding hydroxymethylbilane synthase, whose translation MRVLRLATRQSRLALAQSRKVAKAIEQAHPDVRVELVGLTTQGDRDQGDLTRHGGKGLFVTEVEQALLRCEADLAVHSLKDVPVTMPLTDGVEELVAAAIPTREDVRDVLILRPGLDTLPVDARLGTSSPRRAMLMRHDRPDLRIVPFRGNVDTRLEKLRTGEVDATLLAAAGLRRLGLLDDASDELSGLRLRILPPDDHPPAAGQGALLVQCRRDEVDVRDLVRPLDDPATRRAVAVERRVVELLDGDCHSPIAAYAEPLDAERVRLTAAWARGEEVIQRTVVASDAVAANEALRS comes from the coding sequence GTGCGTGTGCTGCGTCTGGCGACCCGTCAAAGCCGACTTGCCCTTGCGCAGAGTCGAAAGGTCGCCAAAGCCATCGAGCAGGCTCATCCAGACGTCCGGGTCGAACTCGTCGGGCTCACGACGCAAGGCGATCGTGATCAGGGCGATCTCACCCGTCACGGCGGCAAGGGACTCTTCGTCACCGAGGTCGAGCAGGCACTGCTCCGATGCGAGGCCGACCTGGCCGTCCACAGTCTGAAGGACGTGCCTGTGACGATGCCGCTGACGGACGGCGTCGAGGAGTTGGTCGCGGCAGCCATTCCGACCCGTGAGGATGTGCGGGATGTGCTGATCCTGCGGCCGGGCCTGGACACGTTGCCGGTGGACGCACGGCTGGGGACGTCGAGTCCGCGCCGAGCGATGCTGATGCGACACGACAGGCCGGATCTTCGAATCGTGCCGTTCCGCGGCAACGTGGACACACGGCTCGAGAAACTGCGGACGGGCGAGGTGGACGCGACGCTACTCGCAGCGGCCGGTCTGCGACGGCTTGGGCTGCTGGACGATGCGTCGGACGAGTTGAGCGGTTTGCGGCTCCGGATCTTGCCGCCTGACGACCATCCGCCGGCGGCCGGACAAGGGGCGTTGCTCGTGCAGTGCCGTCGTGATGAAGTCGATGTCCGAGACCTCGTCCGGCCGCTGGACGATCCGGCGACGCGGCGTGCCGTTGCGGTGGAGCGGCGGGTGGTCGAGCTTCTCGACGGCGACTGCCACTCTCCCATCGCCGCCTACGCCGAACCACTCGATGCGGAGCGGGTACGACTCACTGCCGCATGGGCTCGTGGCGAAGAGGTCATCCAGCGGACCGTCGTGGCCAGCGACGCGGTCGCGGCTAATGAAGCCCTTCGGTCGTGA
- a CDS encoding thiamine pyrophosphate-dependent enzyme — MSVAEAAPPRQKSPATQADRNGASHAKPGAVQDIRTPRKMDALFEPSTDGDKERARLRMMMLIRRFEESMYREYTSPRTLEDGTKEMKIGGFCHLYSGQEAIAVGCEAAMNREKHDDQLINAYRCHGHSLALGMSPHVAAAELFGKATGCSKGKGGSMHLFDASQGNNGGHGIVGGHLPVAVGLAFAQWYKKTGGVTFCFFGDGAINQGAHNEALNLASLYKLPVIWVIENNAVAMGTQVERHSAETDLAKRGLGYDMPTYNLDANDLDATIELFSECVARGREGNGPSYISANTFRFRGHSMSDPLKYRTREEAESAKVRDPISLYEIKLREAGFLNDAQAESMEKEIRAEVKAAIKQADADPHPDVESRFEDAIAETYPLEVD; from the coding sequence ATGAGCGTTGCCGAAGCTGCCCCGCCCCGTCAGAAGTCCCCAGCCACCCAGGCCGACCGCAATGGGGCCTCGCACGCCAAACCTGGTGCCGTGCAGGACATCCGTACGCCGCGGAAGATGGACGCCCTTTTTGAACCGTCCACGGACGGCGACAAGGAACGTGCCCGGCTGCGCATGATGATGCTGATCAGGCGCTTCGAAGAGAGCATGTACCGCGAATACACCTCGCCGCGCACGCTCGAAGACGGCACGAAGGAGATGAAGATCGGTGGCTTCTGCCACCTCTACAGCGGTCAGGAGGCCATCGCCGTCGGTTGCGAAGCGGCGATGAACCGGGAGAAGCACGACGATCAGCTCATCAACGCCTACCGCTGCCACGGTCACTCGCTGGCCCTGGGAATGAGCCCGCACGTCGCTGCAGCTGAGCTTTTTGGCAAAGCGACCGGCTGCAGCAAGGGCAAAGGCGGCTCGATGCACCTCTTCGACGCGTCGCAAGGCAACAACGGCGGCCACGGCATCGTCGGTGGTCACCTTCCCGTCGCCGTCGGCCTCGCCTTCGCCCAGTGGTACAAAAAGACCGGCGGCGTCACGTTCTGCTTCTTTGGCGACGGAGCCATCAACCAGGGCGCACATAACGAAGCCCTCAACCTTGCCAGCCTCTACAAGCTGCCCGTCATTTGGGTCATCGAGAACAACGCCGTCGCCATGGGCACGCAGGTCGAGCGGCACAGTGCCGAAACCGACCTCGCCAAGCGTGGCCTGGGCTACGACATGCCCACGTACAACCTCGACGCCAACGACCTCGACGCGACGATCGAGTTGTTCAGCGAATGCGTCGCCCGCGGCCGCGAAGGCAACGGGCCCTCATACATCAGCGCCAACACCTTCCGCTTCCGCGGCCACTCGATGAGCGACCCGCTCAAGTACCGCACCCGCGAAGAAGCGGAATCGGCAAAGGTTCGGGACCCGATCAGCCTCTACGAAATCAAGCTTCGCGAAGCCGGCTTCCTGAACGACGCTCAGGCCGAGTCGATGGAGAAGGAGATCCGAGCCGAAGTCAAAGCCGCCATCAAGCAAGCCGACGCCGACCCGCACCCGGATGTCGAGAGCCGCTTCGAAGACGCCATCGCGGAGACGTATCCGCTGGAGGTCGACTAA
- a CDS encoding response regulator, translating into MDLPSDASLLDAVGEGVLVVNVNEHELYAGERLARWPAAVREQVRRVCIDVLRHDAADRSSRRFQLAAGEDHHLEVVVGRSTHDREQVAVAVIFDASEHRRLQRKIDAIDKAGAELVRIESQAVDAMTPAERLKVVEERVIRATRDLMSFDHFCIRLVDPNGSKLEPVLSDGLPPEALDVELVADDEANGISGYVARTGRSYICHDVGRDSRYIPGLDGAQSSLTVPLTLDDTIVGVLNVESRSLGAFDEDDRQFAEIFGRYVAIAMSILRLLVSERAATNKKVADNVAGEVAGPLNDIALDAQSLLDDFVGEEKLHDRLRAILQNVEQIREGMRDASKGPNVLLGTRSREVSIEPEVHDAISGARVLVVDDEESIRETVAAVLKKHRAVVTTCRTGREAINTLQAGFDLILSDIRMPDLSGYDVFAATRTLAQPPAVILMTGFGYDPNHCIVRASQEGLSAILFKPFRVDQMLQEVRRAIGASQAASS; encoded by the coding sequence ATGGACCTGCCGTCTGATGCGTCGCTTCTCGACGCGGTTGGCGAGGGCGTTCTTGTCGTCAACGTGAATGAACACGAGCTCTACGCAGGTGAGCGGCTGGCACGCTGGCCCGCTGCCGTGCGGGAGCAAGTGCGACGCGTCTGCATCGACGTGCTGCGGCACGATGCCGCCGATCGGTCGTCGAGGCGTTTCCAGCTCGCCGCGGGTGAAGACCACCACCTCGAGGTCGTCGTTGGACGAAGCACCCACGACCGAGAGCAGGTCGCCGTCGCTGTTATCTTCGACGCGTCTGAGCATCGTCGTCTGCAGCGAAAGATCGACGCGATCGACAAGGCCGGTGCGGAGCTCGTGCGGATCGAAAGCCAGGCCGTCGATGCGATGACGCCCGCCGAGCGATTGAAAGTGGTCGAGGAGCGGGTCATCCGGGCGACGCGTGACCTGATGAGCTTCGACCACTTCTGCATCCGGCTGGTTGATCCGAATGGCAGCAAGCTCGAGCCGGTGTTGTCCGACGGGTTACCGCCAGAAGCCCTGGACGTCGAGCTCGTCGCCGACGACGAGGCCAATGGGATTTCGGGGTACGTCGCACGCACCGGCCGCAGCTACATCTGCCACGACGTCGGACGAGACTCGCGGTACATCCCGGGGCTGGACGGTGCCCAGAGCAGCTTGACGGTGCCGCTAACGCTTGACGACACGATCGTCGGCGTGCTCAATGTCGAAAGTCGCTCGCTCGGGGCGTTCGACGAGGACGACCGCCAGTTTGCGGAAATCTTCGGCCGATATGTCGCGATCGCGATGAGCATCCTGCGGCTGCTCGTGAGCGAGCGTGCCGCGACCAACAAGAAGGTCGCCGACAACGTCGCTGGCGAGGTGGCCGGTCCGCTGAACGACATCGCGCTGGATGCCCAGAGCCTGCTGGACGACTTCGTCGGGGAGGAGAAGCTCCACGACCGCCTGCGTGCGATCCTTCAGAACGTCGAGCAGATCCGCGAAGGCATGCGCGATGCGTCGAAAGGTCCGAACGTTCTGTTGGGTACACGCAGTCGCGAGGTGTCGATCGAGCCTGAAGTGCACGATGCGATCAGCGGCGCACGCGTTCTCGTAGTCGACGACGAGGAGTCGATCCGTGAAACCGTCGCAGCAGTCTTGAAAAAGCACCGTGCCGTCGTCACGACGTGCCGGACCGGACGTGAGGCGATCAACACGTTGCAGGCAGGTTTTGACCTCATACTCAGCGACATCCGAATGCCCGATCTGAGCGGCTACGACGTCTTCGCCGCCACACGGACGCTCGCCCAGCCGCCGGCGGTCATTTTGATGACGGGTTTCGGGTACGACCCGAACCATTGCATCGTCCGTGCTAGCCAGGAAGGGCTGAGCGCGATTCTCTTCAAGCCGTTCCGCGTGGACCAGATGCTTCAAGAAGTTCGACGTGCGATTGGCGCGTCGCAGGCCGCGTCGTCTTGA